A single genomic interval of Anaerolineae bacterium harbors:
- a CDS encoding DegV family protein: MFAELEQKLVQPKQLVQAGVMHVAAKAEAEELGRMMRDHFNVSYFFISELGPVIGAHLGPGALGVGFCPEPAQADPG; encoded by the coding sequence TTGTTTGCCGAGCTTGAACAAAAACTGGTTCAGCCCAAACAATTGGTTCAGGCCGGCGTGATGCACGTAGCCGCCAAAGCTGAAGCGGAAGAATTGGGCCGGATGATGCGCGACCACTTTAACGTGAGTTACTTTTTTATTTCTGAACTTGGCCCGGTAATTGGGGCGCACCTGGGGCCGGGGGCTTTGGGCGTAGGCTTTTGCCCGGAACCGGCCCAGGCCGATCCAGGGTAA
- a CDS encoding DegV family protein, with protein sequence MLRIITDSTCYLPPEFISKHKISVVPLKVQVGSETYHETGLSQYAFYQQLITANTFPTTSQPAVTEFKNAYQEIFSRNATAKILVLSVSSKLSGTYNSAFTAALQLPQADITVFDSRSAAMGLGLMVMAAAQMAADNRGISEIMARLEQMRQEIAIVLYVDTLEYLKRGGRIGAAAAFVGTLLDAKPILALVDGQVQPLGRVRTKKKPSNVCLPSLNKNWFSPNNWFRPA encoded by the coding sequence ATGCTCAGGATTATTACGGATTCCACCTGTTACCTTCCCCCTGAATTTATTAGCAAACATAAAATCTCAGTGGTGCCGCTCAAGGTGCAGGTTGGTTCTGAAACTTACCACGAGACAGGCCTTAGCCAGTATGCTTTTTATCAACAACTCATCACCGCCAACACTTTTCCCACCACCTCCCAACCTGCTGTAACCGAGTTCAAAAATGCTTACCAGGAAATTTTTAGCCGCAACGCAACCGCCAAAATTTTGGTTTTAAGCGTTAGCAGTAAATTGAGCGGAACCTACAATTCTGCCTTCACCGCCGCTTTACAATTGCCCCAAGCCGATATTACCGTGTTCGACAGTCGTTCTGCGGCCATGGGCTTGGGCTTGATGGTTATGGCCGCCGCCCAAATGGCGGCTGATAACCGGGGTATCAGCGAGATTATGGCTCGCCTGGAGCAAATGCGGCAAGAGATAGCCATTGTGTTATATGTTGACACGCTGGAGTATCTCAAACGGGGGGGACGCATTGGCGCGGCGGCGGCTTTTGTAGGCACGCTCCTTGATGCCAAACCCATCCTGGCCCTGGTGGATGGCCAGGTGCAGCCCCTGGGCCGGGTGCGGACAAAAAAAAAGCCATCCAACGTTTGTTTGCCGAGCTTGAACAAAAACTGGTTCAGCCCAAACAATTGGTTCAGGCCGGCGTGA